One part of the Candidatus Neomarinimicrobiota bacterium genome encodes these proteins:
- a CDS encoding WecB/TagA/CpsF family glycosyltransferase has translation MDYTTYDQATRQILDMAHDGRGGYVCVCTVHMVMEGHDDPEFQRIVNGADLVTPDGMPLVWGLKLLGVREAERVYGPTLTPVVCREAAKQEVMVGFYGGTEEVLSLMQTNLKARYPSLEIAYAYSPPFRSLTAEESGQVVKDIQASGAKILFVGLGCPKQERWMASYKERLPGVVMLGVGAAFDFIAGMKPQAPGWMQRAGLEWLFRLLTEPRRLWKRYIVHNPRFMLYFAQQLLGWRNYTKNAASRHR, from the coding sequence GTGGACTACACCACCTACGATCAGGCCACCAGACAGATCCTCGACATGGCCCACGATGGCCGGGGCGGCTATGTGTGTGTCTGCACCGTACATATGGTCATGGAAGGCCACGATGATCCTGAGTTCCAGCGCATTGTTAACGGGGCAGACCTGGTAACGCCCGACGGCATGCCCCTCGTATGGGGTTTGAAGCTGCTGGGTGTGAGAGAGGCCGAAAGGGTTTATGGACCCACACTTACCCCTGTGGTTTGCCGGGAGGCGGCGAAGCAGGAAGTAATGGTCGGTTTTTACGGAGGGACGGAGGAAGTCCTTTCCTTAATGCAGACAAACCTGAAGGCCAGGTATCCATCGTTGGAGATTGCCTACGCTTATAGCCCGCCCTTTCGATCCCTGACAGCCGAAGAGAGCGGTCAGGTGGTAAAGGATATACAGGCTTCGGGAGCGAAGATTCTATTTGTGGGACTGGGCTGTCCCAAGCAGGAGCGCTGGATGGCATCTTATAAGGAAAGGCTGCCGGGAGTGGTGATGCTTGGTGTCGGCGCTGCCTTTGATTTTATTGCGGGGATGAAACCTCAAGCGCCGGGCTGGATGCAGCGGGCCGGTCTGGAGTGGCTGTTCCGGTTGCTGACTGAACCGCGGCGGTTATGGAAACGGTATATAGTCCATAATCCCAGGTTCATGCTATACTTTGCGCAACAGCTTCTGGGGTGGCGTAATTACACGAAGAACGCAGCTTCAAGACATAGATAG